The Longimicrobium sp. genome window below encodes:
- a CDS encoding NUDIX domain-containing protein encodes MRRVSQLAAGVVLFREEGGARRYLLVRSALTRRPIWEFPKGGVEAGETDAQAAERELQEEAGVRAEDYRVIDGFEEEERYVFTQGKGEGRTLIVKRVVYYLAEAL; translated from the coding sequence ATGAGGCGGGTTTCGCAGCTGGCGGCTGGGGTCGTGCTCTTTCGGGAGGAAGGCGGCGCGCGGCGGTACCTGCTGGTTCGCTCGGCGCTCACCCGCCGGCCGATCTGGGAGTTCCCCAAGGGCGGCGTGGAGGCCGGCGAGACCGACGCGCAGGCCGCCGAGCGCGAGCTGCAGGAGGAGGCCGGCGTCCGCGCCGAGGACTACCGCGTCATCGACGGCTTCGAGGAGGAGGAGCGCTACGTCTTCACCCAGGGCAAGGGCGAGGGGCGCACCCTCATCGTCAAGCGCGTCGTCTACTACCTCGCCGAGGCGCT